Below is a genomic region from Patagioenas fasciata isolate bPatFas1 chromosome 5, bPatFas1.hap1, whole genome shotgun sequence.
GGTGCCTCAAGGGCACTTCCCCGAGCGGACTGCCCGCGCCTCCCGGTTCCCACGCCTCGGTGCCCCGGCAGCCAGCCCCAGGCACCGCCGCCCGCCGGGACCTCCGGCCGAGCCCGCCGCCGTCTCACAAGCCCGCGAGCGGGGTCACGGGTCACCGCCTGTCTCTCTCCCGGGTTAGGAGAGAGTCGCACCCTCCACCCCCGTGAGCCGCAGCCCACCCGCCGGTCGCACTTCTCATTGGTTGCGCCGCTGCCGGGGGGTGGGAACACTATGGCAGCCTTCGCCAATGGAAAGGCGGGACGGCGGAAGTGGGAGTGGCGCACGCACCCGCGAAGCCCCGCGGGCCCGGAGCGCAGCCGCCGCCATGCCGGGCGCTGCTGAGCGCGGCACCGACCTGTCCGAGCAGATCGAGGCCTTCGTGGCGCGGCTgcggggcggcggggagcggccgcGCTCCGAGGACACGGCGCGGCAGACTCTGTCGCTGCTGCGGAAGATCGTCGGACACGGGCGATGGAGCCGGGCCGGTGAGGGCCGGGCGGCGGGAGCAGGGCCCGCGGAGGCGGCGGGCGGACGCAGCGCTTCTCCCGGGAGCCAGGCGGCGGGTGGAGCTGCGAGAGGGCAGTGGCACCTGGAGGCCATCCGGCCGTGCTCCTGCCGGGCCCAGCGCTCCGGTGGCGGCGGGAGCAGCGGGCCCGGGGCGGCTGGAGCCTTGCGTGCACCTGCCGGCGCGTCTGGGTTCCCGGTACTCGTCGTGCTGCCCGTCAGCCCTTTAAAGTGTGCTGTGCTCACCGGTGTCACGGCAGGAGGGGCTGCACAATGTCCTCCGTGGTGCGTCAGGCCGAGTGCCAGccggcccagcagcagctggtttcTGTGCCACTGAAACGCTTGCGGCCTTCTTTAAATTTCGAGTCTGTGTTGTATCCAAATCCTTATAGAACCAGCTGCTGTGCGATGGCTTCCTGCTCACATGTCTGACCTTGTTACCAGTGCTGCGTTACTGGTGCCAGAGCCTCTGGCCCCGTGCTGCTTGGGGGTGGATGCGCTGGGTGATGTTTGCGGGGGCTCTCTCTGGGCAGCTGTGACTAAGGTCCTACCCGCTTTCAGGGGAGCTCATGGACCTGATCCGAACAGAGGGCCAGAGGATGACGGCAGCCCAGCCATCTGAGACAACTGTGGGCAACATGGTGCGGCGAGTGCTGAAGATCATTCGGGAGGAGTATGGCAGGTGACGCTCCCCCTCTCTTGCTATCGGTACCCCTCCTAGGAGCCCAGAATAGCCCACCCATGTAGTGTGTTCTGCTGCTTCTGTGAGATCTGTTTAGTTTCCATCACCCCCTTTCTCTGCCTTTCTTACACAAGGATTCAGCAAGTTTAGCATCAAGGGAAACCTGTTGTTTACAGCATAGCTGATGACATTTCCTTTAGTGAAATTCCCCTTGGTGTATGTGATGTGGGTGCATGACAACAGTCTGTGCCCTGACCTCAGGCTGTTCTGTCCTTGTGTTCCCAGAAGGGTCCCTCCTGCTAGAGCAGTAGCCTTGAGCCCACTCCTCATCAGTGGGCCATAGCATTTGCACACAACTTAGGAAGGTGCTTCATGGCAGAGCTCCGGGTGTCTTTCTGCCAGAGACAGCTAGGGAAGCTCTGTGGTGTGCCGTGCCTCCTGCATGTGGTTTTCCATCCTCTCTGTTCAGTGTGCTGCACTGTGGGGACACTACTCAGCCTGGCTGTGCCCCTGCGCTCTCTCCCAAAGCTGAAGGGCTGCTTCTTTCTGCAGGCTTCACGGGCGCAGTGAGGAGAGCGACCAGCAAGAATCCCTGCACAAACTCCTGACTTCTGGAGGACTGAGCGAGGATTTCAGCACCCATTATCCTCCCCTCAGAGCTAATGTTATTGAAGCTATTAATGAGCTGCTGATAGAACTAGGTACAGATCGGTCTGAACTGCCCTATGACTGGGGCTGCTTATGGGATGGGACTGATGCTTCCCCTTCCTCTTAggcagaaagaaaacaggaaggaTGTGGGAGACTTAATCTGAAGGAATCAAAGTTCTTCTCCTCCCAGGACTTAGTTCAAGTCCTCTTAGGCTTACAGGGAGATGGGTGGAACATGGTGGAGGGAACAGTATGGGGGGCTATTGGCCTGTCATCTTGGTCTTCTGGGAAGTTATGAGTTGAGCCCTCTGAAGAGGAGTATCAAAAGTATGCCAAGGTTGGACTTAATCCCTGTGCATGTATGACCCGACTCTCATAACAAAGTACTGTTACACGTTTTTCTGCAATCTTGTGACAGATCAGGTATCCAACTCTTCTTTTGAGGCCCAGGTTGCCCTGCCTCTCCTTTTCACCTGGTCCTAGTGCTGTTGAAGTGTAAAACCTTTGAATTTCCATCACTAGTTGTTGTGTGGGCATGGTGGTTATCTGGAGTAGTGCTGACACAATCCATTCCCCTCATGGTGGAGTTTTCAATACAGCTATTTCTATGAGCAGCTAGGGGGCATAGGGCATTCAAGGGCCAGCTTCTTGATCCCTCTCCACTGGTAAAAAGAACGGAGAGAAAAGCTGCTCCTGCTCTGTCAGTGCTCATAGCATCACTTTAGTTAAACTGATCTTGTTGGAGGGCAGCCCTAGCAGCACAAGTGTTGCTTTTACACCCACAGCTTCCTTCTGTTACAGAGGGCACCACGGATAACATCGCTATGCAGGCACTGGAGCACATCCATTCCAACGAGGTGATCATGACCATTGGCTACTCACGCACTGTGGAGGCCTTCCTGAAGGAGGCTGCCCGCAAGCGCAAGTTCCAGGTCATTGTGGCAGAGTGTGCACCATTCTGCCAGGTAAGGCCCAGCCTGGCTGTCTTCTCCAGGTACTGCGTTGTCCTGTGCGTTCTTGCTGAATGCTTTTCTCTGAGGGCAAGCTGAACATTACAGAAGCTCCTCTGCAGTGAAGAGATTGAAGACAGCTCATTGTCCTGTCCCTTGTCTTTCAGTCAGAGGGCTGTATTTGTGCTCCATCGCTTGGTGTTTTTGTGGTTCATACAAGAATTGAGTGCTAATATCTCTAAGCAGCTGCAGTGCAGGAGCTATGTCCCAGGGGACCAAATGGTTTCTCCCTCTTTTTAGGGTCATGAAATGGCTGTTCGACTGTCAAAAGAGAACATTGAAACTACTGTCATGAGTGATGcagctatttttgctgtcatgtCTCGAGTCAACAAGGTAAGGAAGGGCTCCAATGGAGGAGAGATTTCATGGCAGGTTTGGACCTTTAGGCCTTCCGAACCAGCTGCAGATCCCAGCAGTGATGGATGCATTTCTTTACTGAAGACTCAAAATTGTAACGGTCCCTATTTATAGCTGGGGTGGATATTCAGTGTGGAACCTGAAGTCAGTACAATGACTAACTGCACGGCTTTTCTGCCTTAGCAGCTAACAGGCAGAACAGTTACAAGAAACAAAGACAGCAAAGCCTCAGAGatttaaatacatgttttttaaagAAGGTGGAACAAAACTCAGCATTTCCAAAGGGGAGAAACTCTCCTTGTGTGGAACACAAGATAGGTTGCTTACTTTGCAGGCTTGTAGAACAACAGGGAACACAGCCCAGTTTCTGCTTGGTGTTCCCTGCAGTAAAATGTACATGTGTCCTCTGAAGTTCTCTGTGCTGGTCTTACCATGCTGGAGTCATGCTCTTGTTAGTGAGGAACATCTGCGTGCAGAGCCAGTGCCATATAAAACAGATGAGGCATCCAGCTGCCCTATGACTCCAGTCTTTGGCTGGCTCTTCTGACAAGTTCCTCCAGCTTGTCTGGCAGGGTCGGAGCCAGGAAGCGTTCCTTCCCCATTTTGCTATGGAACATGCTGTCTAATGCTGATCTGCGTTTTAAGGTCATCATTGGTACAAAGACAATCCTGGCCAACGGTGCCCTGATTGCTGTGAGCGGGACTCACACCCTGGCACTGGCAGCTAAACACCACTCCACTCCGCTCATCGTGTGTGCCCCCATG
It encodes:
- the EIF2B2 gene encoding translation initiation factor eIF2B subunit beta, producing the protein MPGAAERGTDLSEQIEAFVARLRGGGERPRSEDTARQTLSLLRKIVGHGRWSRAGELMDLIRTEGQRMTAAQPSETTVGNMVRRVLKIIREEYGRLHGRSEESDQQESLHKLLTSGGLSEDFSTHYPPLRANVIEAINELLIELEGTTDNIAMQALEHIHSNEVIMTIGYSRTVEAFLKEAARKRKFQVIVAECAPFCQGHEMAVRLSKENIETTVMSDAAIFAVMSRVNKVIIGTKTILANGALIAVSGTHTLALAAKHHSTPLIVCAPMFKLSPQFPNEEDSFHKFVSPQEVLPFTEGEILAKINVHCPVFDCVPPELITLFISNIGGNAPSYIYRLMSELYHPDDYEL